In Microbacterium sp. zg-Y818, the genomic window CGTGGACCTGCCCGACCCGGGGATGGCTGACGACGTCGATTTGAGCGGCGCAGTGGATTGCGACCTGGGCCTCTGCCCCGTGACCAACGCCATGCCCATCCGGCGCCTCGACCTGCACCGCAGGGACCGCGACGAAACCGCCCTCTCGATGGCGATGGTCGACGTACCCTCGCTGCAGGTCAGCCGCAGCGAGCAGACCTACAGTTCCCGCGAGACCGACGGCCGCCGCACGGTCACGTATGCCAACAGCGACCGCAGTTTCTCTTCCGACCTCTCGGTGGACCACAACGGCATGGTCGTCGACTACCCCGGGCTGGCCTGGCGCTTCTACACCGACGCGTAACGGGTTTCGAGCGTCACTCCACCGCGGAATACGCTGGCGGGATGGACCCCGCCGAATGGGAAGAGCAGGTCGCCGCTCTGTGGGCGGACGACACGATCGACGACCGCGAGCGCGTGGACCGCATGCGCGTGCTGGCATCCGCCGCACCTCATCCGTCGCTGGGAGCTTTCGAGCTCGGCGGCGCGCTGGATTCCGCCGGTGAGGAAGCGGATGCCGACGAGCAGTACGCCGCCGCCACAGCGGCGGCCCTGGCCGACGCCGATCCCGCCCGCGCCGCACGGCTCGCGGTGCAGCACGCCTCGACGCTGCGCAACCTCGGCCGCATCGACGAGGCCATCACGATGCTGCAAGATGCCCCGTCGCACGCGTCGGTGGGGTCGGCGCCTGCGGTGTTCCTCGCCCTCGCCCTGCACAGTGCGGGCCGCCACGACGAAGCCCTCCGCGTCGCGATCGAAGCGGTCGAGCCGACACTCCCCCGCTACAACCGGTCGATCCGCGCCTACGCGGCCGCCCTCACCGGCTCCTGACCCGGCGTCGCACACCCCTACGCTGATCGCATGACCACCCTGCTGCGCGCCTGGACCGCGGTCGACGCGCCCGCGCTGGTCGACGCGGTGGCCTCGACGCCCGACCTCGTCACCCAGCTGCCGGTGGAGGAGCTGGCATCCCCCGACGATGCACGTGCGTTCATCGCCCGATCGCTGCATTCGGACTCCGCCCAGCGTGTCTGGGTGATCGTCGACGAAGGTGTCCCGGTCGGCAGCGTCGCCCTGACCCACATCGACCGGCGCCATGACACCGCGTGGGTGTCGTACTGGCTGGCATCCGCCGCCCGCGGCCGCGGCCTTGCCACCCGCGCGCTCGCGGCCGCGTCGGATTGGGCGTTCGCAGACGCCGGGCTCTTCCGGCTCGAGCTCGGCCACCGCGTCAACAACCCCGCCTCGTGCAGGGTCGCCACGCGCGCGGGATTCGCACGCGAAGGCCTCGAGCGAGCCAAGCTCCGCTACGGCGAGGAACGCTTCGACGTCGAGCTGCACGCCCGTCTCGCGACCGATCCGACTCCCGACGTCGCCCCGCTCCCCCGCGCCTGAGGCCGCTCTGACACACGCGGCACCGGCGCCCGGCGCATCGCGTCAGCCGCGGAAGAAGACCTCGGCCACGCGCTGCAGATCCCACAGGTCGCTGACGCCCGCGAGCTCCCGCGCGGAGTGCATCGACAAAATGGGGATGCCGACATCCACCGTGCGCATCCCGAGCCGGGTCGCGGTGATGGGACCGATCGTCGAGCCGCACGGCACCGCGTTGTTCGAGACGAACTCCTGCGACGCCACCCCGGCGTCGGCGCACCAGCCGTTCCAGGCCGCGGCTCCCACGGCATCCGTCGCGTACCGCTGGTTCGCGTTGATCTTGAGGATGGGGCCCTGTCCCAACTTGGGACGCACCACCGGGTCGTGCTTCTGCGGGTAGTTCGGGTGCACGGCGTGCCCCACATCGCTCGAGACGCACCAGCTGGCGGCCATCGCACGCAGCTGGGCCTCGCGGTCGGCGCCGAGCCCGAGCCACACCCGCTCCAGCACGTCGGAGAGGAAGGGTCCTGCCGCACCCGACCGCGTGCCCGACCCGACCTCCTCGTGGTCGAACACGGCGAGCATCGCGATGTGGTCGGCGTCGAAGCCGTCTGCCGCGCGCTCCAACGCGACGACGCCGGCGTGGACGGATGCCAGATCGTCCAGCCGCCCGGAGGCGAAGAACACGTCGTCGCGGCCGAACACCTGGCCGCGGGCGGCGTCGGCGGTGACGATGTCGTAGCCGCGGATGCGGGCGGCATCCACCCCCGCCTCGCGCGCGAGTTCACCCAGCAGGTCGGCCGAGTCCGCCTCGCCCAGGCCCCACACCGGCTGTGTCTGCGTCTGCTTGTCCAGCGCCAGGTGGTCGTTGGCCTCGCGGTCGAGGTGGATCGCCAGCTGCGGCAGGCGCAGGAGCGCACCCGTCGCCGTCAGCACCGACGTGCCGTCGTCGAGCACGAGCCGGCCGGCCAGGCGCAGCTCGCGGTCGAGCCACGAGTTCAGCAGCGGGCCACCGTAGACCTCAACGCCCGCCTGCAGCCAGCCGAGCGACCCGGTCGTCGGCTGCGGCTTGAGCTTGAACGCGGGGGAATCGCTGTGCGCCCCGAAGACGCGCACCGGCGTCTGCGCCGTCGCGCTCGTGGGGACGACCCACGCGATCACGGCACCGTCGCGCACGACCAGGAAGCGACCGCCGGCGGCATCCGGCCACGCCTCGGTTTCATCGAGCCGGGTGAAGCCGGCATCCACGAGGCGCTCGACCACTTCCGTCGCGGCATGGAAGCTCGACGGCGACGCCGCGACGAACGCGGCGAGGTCGTCGGCGTGGGCGAGTGCGTCAGCGGCTGCGGGCACGGCGGGACTCCTCAGATGGCGGGCGGTGCTTCGATCGTAGTTCGCGGGATATCGCCGGCGTGGTGGCGGTCGGCGGCGGCGCCGGCGGGACTGTCAGCGGATGACGAGCGCGACGGAATCGCTTTGACCGCGGCGCAGCTTCTGACCGGCGCGGATCATCTTGTACTTGATGCCGTACTTGGCGTTGAGCGCCCGGTCGAGGCGCGCCATGGTCGCCTCGTCGTCGTGCACGGTCGCGGTGGCCTCGATGGTCGCCGCGCCGTCGGTTACATTGCCGCGCACGTCGCAGGGCGTCAGCGTGACGCGCTCGGTGTGACGAAGTCGCTTGACCTTGCCCGATGCGCCACCCGTCGTCACAAGCAGCTCGTCCCCGTCGGGTGCCGCCCACACCGGCGTGCTCACGGCGACCCCGGTCTTGCGGAAGGTCGTCAGCAGCACGTACTCGGAGTCGGCGATCTCGCTCAGCGCAGGGGACATGGGTCCATTGTCCCCCGACGCCGGACGGAGCCGGGGCCACCCTCCGGCCCGCACCTCCGCCCGTCCCCCAGCCCGCCCCCACGAGAACCAGCAGGGCGATCAGATCGGATGCGCCCCCAGCAGCATCCCCTTCGGGTCGAAGGCCCGCTTCAGTTCCCGCAGTCGGACGAGTCCGTCGCCGAAGGCCGGCGCCCGGTCGGTCCCCGGCTCATCCACGAAGGTGAGCGCCACGCCCGTCGACCGCCAGGGCTCCAGCTGCGCCATGCCGGCGCGGACGGCGTCCTCCGCCCCCGGCACCGCCTCGGGCACCGGCGCCACGGCGATGGCATGGGCCACATACTCCCCCGCCACTGCCGAGACGGCACCGCCCCCGTCGGCCGGCCGCGCTGCCGCTCCCCCCAGATGGCGCAGCTCCATGATGAAGATCCCCGGCGTCCCGCTCGCCGCGACGAACGCGTCGACGGCCTCGCCAGGCAGGTCCGCCAGCATCGTCGCGGCCGACACCGACGGGGTGGGCTCGGGCGGGTCCATGTGCACGCCGATGAGCGCCGGCGCCGGGATGCGCGCGAACGTGTCGATCTCGGGAGCGAGCGCCCGCAGCGGGTCCAGCAGCGCGGATGCCGCGGCATCCGTCTCGAGGATCGCCCCGTCGATCACGACCACCGAGCGCCCGCTGAGGAACGGAGGCAACTCGGGCAGGGGCGGCAGGTGCAGCACCCGCAGCGCCGTCGTCGCGGATTCCGGTGCCGTCGCCGTCCATCGCGCCCACGCGTGGGCGACCTCGGCCGTGCGCGTGGCGTCCCACAGCAGCATTCCGGCGAACACGTCGGCGTACGGCAGCAGCGACAGACGCACCGACACGACGATGCCGATCGCCCCGGCACCGCCGCGCAGCGCCCAGAACAGATCGGGGTTCTCGTCGGCGGCTGCTCGCACGAGCGCACCGTCGGCGGTCACCACCTGCGCCTCCGTCACACTTCCCACGGCCAATCCGTGGGCGCGGGCATAGAAGGACACCCCGCCGTTGAGCGCATAGCCCACCACCGACACGTCACCGGCGCTGCCGTGCAGCGCCGTCAGCCCGTGCGGCGCAGCGGCGGCCAGCGCGTCGTCCCACGTCGAGCCGCCGAGCACGCGGGCCGACCGTGCGTCGGGGTCGACGCTCACCCCGCGCAGCCGGGAGAGATCGACGATGACGGTGTCCGATAGGTCGGCCCCACGCAGCGCCCCCGCCGCATGCCCCGTGGACTGTGCCATGACGCGTAGTCCCGCCGACCCGGCGGCGCGCACGATGCCGACGACGTCTTCGGCGCTCTCGGGACGGGCGACGGCGAGCGGCCGCCGGTCGACCGAGCGGTTCCAGGGCAGGCGGGCGGTGTCGTACTCGACATCGTCGGCGAGCACGACACGCTCCGCGAGCGCAGCGCGCAGGGCTGCGGCGGGTCCGTCGATGGGAGGGGCGGGAAGAGTCATATCGGGTGCATTCGGATCGATCGGGTGGACGCCGACGCGCCCGGTGGGAACAAGGCAACCCTCGCAGAGCCCGCCCGCGCCTGTCACTCCCAGAAGGGTGGGGGGTCTGGCGGCGGCCGGGCGGCGGCGGAACACTGAGGGGCATGGCCTCTGCGCCTGCGTACCGTCGTGCCCGCGACGAGATCGATGTCTTGTCCCGCGCGGGTTTCGCGCTGCCCGCCTTCGCCGCGCAGGCCATCGACGCGCTCGGCAGGGCGGTGGGGTTCGCGGCATCCTGCCTGTCGACCATCGACCCCACCACCGCGATGGTCGCCGGCGCGCTCAAGACGGGAGCCCTGGCGGGTCGCGACGACGGCGACAGGGACTGGGCGCAGATCGAGTACGGCCGCGACGACCCCACCGCCTACCGGGCCCTGCTGGCCCGAGGGGAGGTGGTGGCGACCGCGCACGCGGCGACCTCAGGGGTGATCGAGCGCTCCCCGCGGATGAGCGAGCTGATGACCCCGCTGTTCGGGTTCCACGACGAGGCACGCGTGGTGCTGGCGGACCGCGCCGGCCCCTGGGGCGGGCTGGCGCTGTTCCGCAGCGCCGATGACCGCCCTTTCACCCTCGCCGAGACGGGATTTCTCGCCGCTCTCGCGCCCGCGCTCACCCGAGGCATCCGCACGGGGCTTCTCGCCGGCACCGCACGGCACGACGAGGCCGCATCGGTCGGCCCTGCCGTCATCGTCGTCGACGCACGCGACCGCATCGTGCAGTGCAGCGATGCTGCCGCAGCGGCGCTGCAGCGCCTCGCTGCCGACAGCGCATTGGGCGACCCGCGCATATCGGTGCAGGCGCTGGTGACGGCGGTGCGCCGGGTGGCCCGCGGCGACGCGGAACGGATGCCACGCCTTCGGATGCGTCGTGGCGACGGGGTGTGGCTGCTGCTCCAGGCGGCACCGTTGGCGGGCGAGGGTCGAAGCGGCGACGTGGTCGTCACGATCGAGCACGCCCACCCGCAGGACGTCATCGACCTGGTCGGCGCCGCCTACGGGCTGACGGCGCGCGAAGGCGAGGTGCTCCGGCTGGTGCTGCAGGGCGCGGACACCCGTGCGATCGCGGGGACGATGCGGGTGTCGCCCTACACGGTGCAGGATCACCTGAAGTCGATCTTCGCGAAGGTGGGCGTGGCGAGTCGCGGCGAGCTCGCCTCCCGGGTGTCGTTCGACCAGCATCTGCCGCGCCCGATGGATCCGCCGGCGTCCCCGCCCGTCCCGCTCGCGACGGGTGACCGATTCACGGCCCGCTCCCAGTTTCACGGGACCAAAACGCCCCCGGCATCCGTTGCCCCTTATGACGCCGTGACCGATGGCGCCACCCGCGACCACACGCCGGGCTGAGATACTTCAGACCGACACGAACGAGGAGCACGCACATGACCAGCGGACCCACCGACACCGGAGCCATCACCCGCACGCCCGGCACCGAGACCGCCGTGCTCGCCGGCGGCTGCTTCTGGGGCGTCGAGGACCTCATCCGCCGCCAGCCCGGCGTCATCAGCACGCGCGTCGGCTACACCGGCGGCGAGAACGACCACCCCACGTACCGCAACCACCCCGGCCACGCCGAGGCGGTCGAGATCGTCTTCGACCCCACCCAGACGACGTACCGCGACGTCCTGGCGTTCTTCTTCCAGATCCACGACCCGTCGACCCTCAACCGTCAGGGCAACGACATCGGCACGAGCTACCGCTCGGCGATCTTCCCGCTCACCCCCGAGCAGGAGCACGTCGCCCGCGAGACGATCGCCGACGTGGATGCCTCGGGCATCTGGCCCGCCAAGGTCGTCACGACCATCGAGCCGGCCGGTCCGTTCTGGGAGGCCGAGCCCGAGCACCAGGACTACCTGGTGCGCATCCCCCACGGCTACACCTGCCACTTCGTGCGTCCCGGCTGGGTGCTACCCAAGCGCGCGGATGCGGTGAGCTGAGCCGCAACCCCCAAGCCCGTCCGCGCGCGTCGGCTACCGGCGCACGCGGCGGGACCCTCCCAGCACCCTCCCGAAGTGCGAGGCGAGCATCAGCGCCATCCCGGTGGCCGTCAGCGCAGCGACGGCGCGCTCGCCGGTGGTACCGCCGCTGCGCGCCATGAGCAGCCGGCCGGCGAAGAGGTTCGCGGCACTCCAGGCGACGTTCACCGGGGGTGAGGACAGACCGACGCCCGGCGGGTCGGAGAACGGCGAGGGGAAGGGCGTGCCCTGCACCCCGGCGACACCGTGCGGGACAGCGTTGACGAGTAGGGCGGCTCCGGCGGCGGAGCGCAGCAGATTCAGTGCGGACATGCGCGCCAGCCTAGGGTCGCCGGCAACGGCGACATCGGGGCTGGCGCCCCCGGTGCGAGGTGACGAGGATGTCACGGTGACCATCCCGCCCCGCGACACCCCCGGCGGCCCGTTCGCCGTGACGCTCGTGGTCGACATGCCGGTCACCAAACTCGAGGCGCTCGAGGTCATCGCCTACGTCGCCGACGCCGAGATCGAGCACGCCGGCACCGCGTTCCCCCGCGTAGGCCTCGCGCCCGGCGCCTGGGCAGAGGTGCAGATCCCGAAGTTCGCCGACCCGCCGCCCCTGGCGATCGACGTGTGCTCGGACGTGTCGGTGGATGCCGCGCGCGTGCAGTCCGACCGGCTGGCCGCCGCCCTCGTGCGGGTGGGGTGGACGGTGCGGCCGGCCCGCGACGGGGAGCGCTGAGCGCCGCGCCGCCGCAGGTGACCGGTCACGGCGAGCGCTCAGCCCCGCCGTCACTGCGTCAGAGCCCGACCATCTCGGCGCTGCGCTCCCACAGCATCCGCGCCAGGGCGGGATCCGCAGCGAGCGGGTTCGTGCGCGCGGGCTTGTTGCGCGCGTAGTAGCCGCCCGGTCGCCAGTCGATGCCGGGCACGCCTGCCGCGAGGAACGTCAGCCGCGACCCGCCCTCGTCGGGCGTGGTGAGCAGCCGCGTCGTGATCGGGTTGGTGTACATGAACCGCCACGGCCCGTCCGAGGCCCCCGCGAAGCTCGTCGCCACGGCACCGGGGTGAAAGGCGACGGCGTGCAAGCCCTCTCCCGAGAACCGGCGGTGCAGCTCCTTCGTGAACAGCACGTTCGCGAGCTTGGCGTTGCCGTAGGCGGCCCCGGCGGAGTAGCG contains:
- a CDS encoding tetratricopeptide repeat protein encodes the protein MDPAEWEEQVAALWADDTIDDRERVDRMRVLASAAPHPSLGAFELGGALDSAGEEADADEQYAAATAAALADADPARAARLAVQHASTLRNLGRIDEAITMLQDAPSHASVGSAPAVFLALALHSAGRHDEALRVAIEAVEPTLPRYNRSIRAYAAALTGS
- a CDS encoding GNAT family protein: MTTLLRAWTAVDAPALVDAVASTPDLVTQLPVEELASPDDARAFIARSLHSDSAQRVWVIVDEGVPVGSVALTHIDRRHDTAWVSYWLASAARGRGLATRALAAASDWAFADAGLFRLELGHRVNNPASCRVATRAGFAREGLERAKLRYGEERFDVELHARLATDPTPDVAPLPRA
- a CDS encoding M18 family aminopeptidase, with translation MPAAADALAHADDLAAFVAASPSSFHAATEVVERLVDAGFTRLDETEAWPDAAGGRFLVVRDGAVIAWVVPTSATAQTPVRVFGAHSDSPAFKLKPQPTTGSLGWLQAGVEVYGGPLLNSWLDRELRLAGRLVLDDGTSVLTATGALLRLPQLAIHLDREANDHLALDKQTQTQPVWGLGEADSADLLGELAREAGVDAARIRGYDIVTADAARGQVFGRDDVFFASGRLDDLASVHAGVVALERAADGFDADHIAMLAVFDHEEVGSGTRSGAAGPFLSDVLERVWLGLGADREAQLRAMAASWCVSSDVGHAVHPNYPQKHDPVVRPKLGQGPILKINANQRYATDAVGAAAWNGWCADAGVASQEFVSNNAVPCGSTIGPITATRLGMRTVDVGIPILSMHSARELAGVSDLWDLQRVAEVFFRG
- the msrA gene encoding peptide-methionine (S)-S-oxide reductase MsrA → MTSGPTDTGAITRTPGTETAVLAGGCFWGVEDLIRRQPGVISTRVGYTGGENDHPTYRNHPGHAEAVEIVFDPTQTTYRDVLAFFFQIHDPSTLNRQGNDIGTSYRSAIFPLTPEQEHVARETIADVDASGIWPAKVVTTIEPAGPFWEAEPEHQDYLVRIPHGYTCHFVRPGWVLPKRADAVS
- a CDS encoding helix-turn-helix transcriptional regulator, with amino-acid sequence MASAPAYRRARDEIDVLSRAGFALPAFAAQAIDALGRAVGFAASCLSTIDPTTAMVAGALKTGALAGRDDGDRDWAQIEYGRDDPTAYRALLARGEVVATAHAATSGVIERSPRMSELMTPLFGFHDEARVVLADRAGPWGGLALFRSADDRPFTLAETGFLAALAPALTRGIRTGLLAGTARHDEAASVGPAVIVVDARDRIVQCSDAAAAALQRLAADSALGDPRISVQALVTAVRRVARGDAERMPRLRMRRGDGVWLLLQAAPLAGEGRSGDVVVTIEHAHPQDVIDLVGAAYGLTAREGEVLRLVLQGADTRAIAGTMRVSPYTVQDHLKSIFAKVGVASRGELASRVSFDQHLPRPMDPPASPPVPLATGDRFTARSQFHGTKTPPASVAPYDAVTDGATRDHTPG
- a CDS encoding FAD-binding oxidoreductase: MTLPAPPIDGPAAALRAALAERVVLADDVEYDTARLPWNRSVDRRPLAVARPESAEDVVGIVRAAGSAGLRVMAQSTGHAAGALRGADLSDTVIVDLSRLRGVSVDPDARSARVLGGSTWDDALAAAAPHGLTALHGSAGDVSVVGYALNGGVSFYARAHGLAVGSVTEAQVVTADGALVRAAADENPDLFWALRGGAGAIGIVVSVRLSLLPYADVFAGMLLWDATRTAEVAHAWARWTATAPESATTALRVLHLPPLPELPPFLSGRSVVVIDGAILETDAAASALLDPLRALAPEIDTFARIPAPALIGVHMDPPEPTPSVSAATMLADLPGEAVDAFVAASGTPGIFIMELRHLGGAAARPADGGGAVSAVAGEYVAHAIAVAPVPEAVPGAEDAVRAGMAQLEPWRSTGVALTFVDEPGTDRAPAFGDGLVRLRELKRAFDPKGMLLGAHPI
- a CDS encoding PPOX class F420-dependent oxidoreductase, with product MSPALSEIADSEYVLLTTFRKTGVAVSTPVWAAPDGDELLVTTGGASGKVKRLRHTERVTLTPCDVRGNVTDGAATIEATATVHDDEATMARLDRALNAKYGIKYKMIRAGQKLRRGQSDSVALVIR
- a CDS encoding putative glycolipid-binding domain-containing protein — its product is MKSERYQWRGEDDPSRVDTAYVRFRDQGMQAHGSSVTRGYTMSWTLDVGDGWLTDHLRVRSLGKGWSRSLDLRRSRDGDWRATGTHTGTVDLPDPGMADDVDLSGAVDCDLGLCPVTNAMPIRRLDLHRRDRDETALSMAMVDVPSLQVSRSEQTYSSRETDGRRTVTYANSDRSFSSDLSVDHNGMVVDYPGLAWRFYTDA